The proteins below come from a single Myxocyprinus asiaticus isolate MX2 ecotype Aquarium Trade chromosome 28, UBuf_Myxa_2, whole genome shotgun sequence genomic window:
- the LOC127419442 gene encoding 3-hydroxyacyl-CoA dehydrogenase type-2-like — protein MANIRSVKGMVGLVTGGASGLGRATVERLISQGASAVILDLPSSDGHKLAAALGDCCAFAPADVTSESDVRSAVDLAKEKYGKLDLAVNCAGIAVAVKTYNFKKDLPHSLEDFTRVITVNIAGTFNVIRLAVGEMGKNEPDADGHRGCIINTASVAAFDGQVGQAAYSASKGGIVGMTLPIARDLAPMGIRVVTIAPGLFSTPLLAGLPEKVRNFLARQVPFPSRLGDPAEYAHLVTAIAENPMINGEVIRLDGAIRMQP, from the exons ATGGCGAACATCAGAAGCGTCAAG GGTATGGTGGGTCTGGTGACTGGAGGGGCTTCTGGTTTGGGGAGAGCTACTGTGGAGAGGCTCATCAGCCAGGGGGCCAGTGCTGTGATCCTAGACTTGCCCAGTTCTGATGGACACAAGTTGGCTGCTGCTCTTGGCGACTGCTGTGCATTTGCTCCAGCTGAT GTCACATCGGAGTCAGACGTGAGATCGGCTGTGGATTTGGCCAAGGAGAAGTATGGCAAGCTGGACTTAGCGGTGAACTGTGCTGGAATTGCTGTGGCCGTGAAAACGTACAACTTTAAAAAAGACCTTCCCCACAGCCTGGAAGACTTCACCCGAGTTATCACC GTGAACATCGCTGGAACATTTAATGTGATCAGACTTGCTGTAGGTGAGATGGGAAAAAATGAGCCTGATGCAGATGGACACAGAGGCTGTATCATCAACACAGCCAGTGTTGCTGCTTTTGATGGGCAG GTGGGCCAGGCTGCATACTCTGCTTCTAAGGGTGGGATTGTGGGCATGACTCTCCCCATTGCACGGGACCTTGCACCAATGGGGATCCGTGTAGTCACCATTGCCCCAG GTCTGTTCTCCACACCGCTGCTAGCAGGATTACCCGAGAAGGTGCGAAACTTCTTGGCCCGGCAGGTGCCTTTCCCCTCACGTTTGGGAGATCCAGCTGAGTATGCACACCTTGTGACTGCAATAGCAGAAAACCCTATGATCAACGGCGAGGTGATTCGCTTGGACGGAGCCATCCGCATGCAACCTTGA